The Hordeum vulgare subsp. vulgare chromosome 4H, MorexV3_pseudomolecules_assembly, whole genome shotgun sequence genomic interval ATGGATGAACACATCTGGGCGCATCTTCCTGATGTTGTTGAGGACCTGATCCCTGGGGCTTGGAGTATCAAAGCCGAGGTTTTCATCCATCAAAAGCCTGAAATGGCAAAGACTAATCACCACAAGCACCTCATCACGGTCAATGTTCAGGTCCTCCGGCTTCACAGTCTCCCGCTTTGCTGGAATACCATGGAACTTAAACGGCACACCGAACACATGGGCGAAGTTGCTGAGCCTGCGCCCTGTCTCCTCGATGTGGTAGGCTCCATGGAACCCAGGTTGAGGAAGGTCAATGCCGGTGATCTTCACCTCTGGTGGTCCACCTTCTCGAGCTGCAAGCATACGTAACAGGCCCGGCCACTGCAGTCCTTGACTCAGACCATAGTCCACAATGTGCAACCGGCTCCTCCCTACCACAGCATTGCAGATGGTCTTGTTGGCGAAGATGAAGGCCACCTTCTTGCAGCAGCAAGCTGCCATGTAAAGCTGGTTGGCCTTGAGAAAGTCTGCAACCGAGGTACGCCTTGCCATGAGCGACTGGTACAGCTCGCTCCCCCTACCCGCCAGCCGTGCATCCAGCGCCTCGCCAAAATAATGCGCCAGCCTTTGCGCCGCATCGCCCTTTGGGGTAGAATGCTGCCTGATTCTTTTCAGCAGCTCACTTGCGGTCCGGCGGTTGTCTGTGGACAGCGCCTGGGCACAGTTTAGCAGCAGCGTTTGCAGGTCCACCATCTCACTATCACTTGAGTCCTGCCTTGGCCGCCCCTTCTTCCGTCTGTTCTTCCCGGGTTCACCGTCCACGGCGATGCGCAGGCACAGCTGCTGAACCCCCTTCATGCATATCTCGTGTTCCTGGAACATCATTTCGTCGAACATCTCGCGTGCGCCAACCTCCTCCTGCTCCGGCGTCATCAATTTGCTGGCCCTGCCCATGTCTGGCTCTAGCGTGTCCCTCTTTTTCTTGAGGCCGGCTCCAGCGAGCGCTCCGTCCACCGCTTGATCGACCTTCATGGCCGGGACCGGGAGGCTGCTGTTGGGCGGCAAGAACTTCCTAGCCTCCTCCATGCCTTTGAGGAAGGACAAGTTGAGCATGTCCTGGTCGCCGGGCAACAAATAATTCCCAATGACGAAGTCAGAGCTAGGGTTTTGGGCTTCCTCGTCGCCGCTGAGGAGCGCCGAGCTCTGGGTGTCCGGTGAACCTGAGGCAAGGCCAAGTACTTGGGTGTAGGGCAGCCGTGAGATCTGGATTGCTGCGTCGTAGGGCGATGTAGTGCTGGGGGTTGTGGCgtcggaggtggaggtggaggtggaggaggacggCGAGAGCGCGGAGGTGGAGCCGCTGGCGCTGTCGGCGACGTCGACGAGGATCTGCGCGAAGGGCAGCTGCGCCCGGAGGAGCGCGGGGTGGTTGGGGTACAGGTAGAAGAAGTGGTCTTCCATGTCCTCCTCCAGCAGGCGCGAGATGTAGGGCAGCGCCATGTCGTCAAACGAGGAGTCCCTATCGTCCACGCCacggggcgtcggcggcaggccGAGGAACAGGGACGGCGAGGGCGGCTCCAGGCGCGCAAGGAAACTCTGCTGCCCCAGGAACTCCTCCGGCGTGGCGGCCATTGCTCTCTGCTCTGCTAGGCTGTCTTGTGCAGCTGTACACTTGTTGTCTTGTACGATATGACTAAATAAGTGGAATTTACTTCAGTCCACTGTGAAGCTGTGCAGATGGTGCTTCCTTTAAAGGATGAAACCATGGAAGGCTCCGGGAAGGAAGGGGCGTGATGACGGAAACGGAGGAAGAGACCAAGGGGCAAGAGTCAAATACCCAATTGCAACTCCGGCTCGCCGCCGGTCCCAGCCCAGGGTGGAGCAGAAAGAAATGAAAGAAAAAGGATGGTGATGGTGAGGCTTTGGTCTAACATGGCTAACCGAACAATAGTACTCCATATCAATTCAGAAGATTTCTGTTGTGGAGCATTAGTTAATTGAACATGGCGGCCAAGAACAAAATGAGTGAGCAGGTACACCAACCCAAAGCAAGCTATAGGTTTGACTGATGGCCATTGACTGTCTTTAAGGCCATGTTTGATAAtaaagtattttaaaaataatatacttcatccgtcctaaaataagtgtcttaagcttaatacaattttatactagatctaatacaaagttgagatagttattttgagacagagggaTTGGTATTTAAGATTATCATAGTTTTATTCACAATGATCTGTTTGGTTGTCACTgaaaactatgattccaatgttgTAGTATTGTCAAAATCATGATATTTTTTCTGCATATAAAAAACCTGACCTCTTCTTTTAAAACTGAACACGCAGAAAAAAAAGAGTCCGTTTGTATCGTCTTCCCCGCTTCCAAGCTAGCGCGGCTGCCTGTTGTTTAGATGTCCATTGAGCGTGCTACTCGCTGCTCCACGAACCGCCAATGCACTGTTGGCCAAGCTTCGATCTACCCTTTTGTGCCACGTTGCCACTGGTCGTACAACCGTCGCCATGATGTGACCTTGGTGACTACCACTTGTCCTGCATGCGCAACTCCGGATTGCCACTCACATGCCACGTGCGCTTCGCTCTATCTGCGCTCGCGATAGCCGTATGTTGCGCGTCAGCATGGGCCAAGCCAGAGAAACACCATGCCCTACTtcatgccgagtggtgtgcttttgTGATGTGCCACCGTGCTCCGGACACTATTCAGGTCGAGCATGCCACCACCTGCTATGCTACTCCGCCCCGAGCTGCTACAGTTTGTGAATGAGGATGCTCTTTGTGCATGGCCATTCAATTGCATAGCTAGCTAGGAATACGTGTATTTGCAGCTTCTATCAACCTACAAGCTAGCTAAATTACGTGAATACATACAAACACTAATCAAACATGTCATAGTATTCTCTATACTTCAAAATACTTCGATTTTATGAAAAATTGGTATCTTATGCCTACATGCTAAAATACTGTAGTTTTGCAatactatgatttttgcaatactTTGCTACCAAACATAGCCTAAGGTGATTTTAAGCTCATAAAGTAGAGGACAATCATCTCTCGTCCGCCATGCAGAATTTTTTTATGTCGAAGTTTTAGTGTTGTCATGACATCGCACCAATAATGATGGCGACATTATCTTAAGAGTTGTGTCGAAAAAAATCTTGGTCCGGTGCTAAATCTAAGGTTGCCACATGTAAAAATCAAAATCTATGATGTATCATATCTTTatagaagaagacataattattAAGAATAGTAGAACTGCACTTAATTCTCGCCCTCTTATGAATTGGGCGTTCTCGTTTGTTTGATTTTGTATAATGAACATTCTCGACCGTAAGATCTTTGTTTGATGTTGCATTTAGCGCGAAATGGGCTACTTGTCATAAGGGCAGCTGCTCTCGTAAAATTTTGGACCCTGTGGTTAATTGGGCCTATTTCCTTGTCAGTCCAAGGCGTCGAACAACCGTCTCACACACAACACTCTCACCTCCTTAAAATAAAGAAAAGTTGTTCGAGAGAGGAACAAATCAAGGGTGGTCGGTACAAAAAGAACTAGACGATGCCCCGCACGTTGTTGCGGAAATATTTGGAAATATATTTCAAAGATATTGATTTTATGGAAATAAGAAAGTTTGGAGAAATAATATgaaatctaaaactaaaatacatatGGTTTGTTGTGTTTGATTATTGTATTTTTGTAAAATATAATTAAGTATATCATGCATGTTTGCATGTTGAGGCGAATCTTTTTCTATAACTGATTGAATGTTGAAGTGGGTCTTTTCTAACGCATGTTGCTTGATGAGGTGTCATGCTTGCATGTTGAAAGAAATAGCTTAGTGGGAAGTATATCATGCATGTTTGCATGTTGAGGTGAATCTTTTGAATGTTGAAGTGGGTCTTTTCTAACGCATGTTGCTTGATGAGGTGTCACGCTTGCATGTTGAGAGAAATAGCTTAGTGGGGCTAACTATTTAGATATAGAAGATATAGCAGGCACTGAATGCAGGAGCGCAATCCAGCCAAGGCACGAGTGGATGGATATCCAGCAAAAGAGTCGCACGCGGGTGAATTGGGGGCTGGTCGATCTAGTCATTGGTCCATCCACGTGCAAGGTAGAGGGAGGGGTGCAGGCTGGCAGATGCAGAGCTTATGGCTAGCCAATGTGCGCCTCTGCAACCGATGCACTGGAGAGATGTCAATGAACAATTCACCTATTGACTAGTGTTGAAGCGATCCACTAGCATTAAAGCAAGCAATAAAGCATGAGCTTCTAGATGCCATTAATGACAGTTGACATGCGCTATGATGATTTCTACTATTCAACTTTATTCTAGTAGATTCTGTTGAGCCTCCAAACGTAGGGTTTTGTAGTACAGTAACAAATttttcaagtggatgacctaagagtTATCAATTCATGAAAGGTGTAGTATGAAGATGGTCTCCCTCAAACAATCTTTCTATCAAATACTCACTCCATTTCATAATGTATAGTGTGCCCGTGCTTTTCGAGATTTAATTTTGGCCATAAATTAAACCAACATGGGCGATTGTGGCGGGGCAAAAATTATAACATTGAAAATTTCTTTCGAATAGAAATTCAATGGTATTATTTTTGCTCTCACCAA includes:
- the LOC123448257 gene encoding scarecrow-like protein 33 isoform X1, whose translation is MAATPEEFLGQQSFLARLEPPSPSLFLGLPPTPRGVDDRDSSFDDMALPYISRLLEEDMEDHFFYLYPNHPALLRAQLPFAQILVDVADSASGSTSALSPSSSTSTSTSDATTPSTTSPYDAAIQISRLPYTQVLGLASGSPDTQSSALLSGDEEAQNPSSDFVIGNYLLPGDQDMLNLSFLKGMEEARKFLPPNSSLPVPAMKVDQAVDGALAGAGLKKKRDTLEPDMGRASKLMTPEQEEVGAREMFDEMMFQEHEICMKGVQQLCLRIAVDGEPGKNRRKKGRPRQDSSDSEMVDLQTLLLNCAQALSTDNRRTASELLKRIRQHSTPKGDAAQRLAHYFGEALDARLAGRGSELYQSLMARRTSVADFLKANQLYMAACCCKKVAFIFANKTICNAVVGRSRLHIVDYGLSQGLQWPGLLRMLAAREGGPPEVKITGIDLPQPGFHGAYHIEETGRRLSNFAHVFGVPFKFHGIPAKRETVKPEDLNIDRDEVLVVISLCHFRLLMDENLGFDTPSPRDQVLNNIRKMRPDVFIHGIMNGSYGATYFLTRFREALFNYSAQFDLLDATVPRDNEGRLLLERDIFGRSALNVIACEGADRVERPETYKQWQLRNHRAGLRQLPLNPDVVRLVLDKVKDNYHKDFVVDDDQRWLLHRWKGRVLYALSTWVADNAT